A window of the Salvelinus fontinalis isolate EN_2023a chromosome 26, ASM2944872v1, whole genome shotgun sequence genome harbors these coding sequences:
- the LOC129823871 gene encoding ras-related protein Rab-11B-like, translating to MGNRDDEYDFLFKVVLIGDSGVGKSNLLSRFTRNEFNLESKSTIGVEFATRSIQVDGKTIKAQIWDTAGQERYRAITSAYYRGAVGALLVYDIAKHLTYENVERWLKELRDHADNNIVIMLVGNKSDLRHLRAVPMDEARAFAEKNTLSFIETSALDSTNVEEAFKNILTEIYRIVSQKQIAERSAHDESPGNNVVDISVPPTTDQKGNKLHCCQNL from the exons ATGGGGAACAGAGACGATGAATACGATTTCTTGTTCAAAG TTGTGCTAATTGGGGACTCTGGCGTCGGGAAGAGTAACTTGCTCTCTCGGTTCACACGGAATGAGTTCAACCTTGAGAGTAAGAGCACCATCGGGGTGGAGTTTGCCACCCGCAGCATCCAAGTGGATGGGAAGACGATAAAGGCCCAGATATGGGACACGGctggacaggaacgttacagagcGATCACCTCCGC CTATTACAGAGGGGCAGTGGGTGCTCTCCTAGTGTATGACATCGCCAAGCACCTGACCTATGAAAATGTGGAGCGCTGGTTGAAGGAACTGAGGGATCATGCAGACAACAACATCGTCATCATGCTGGTGGGCAACAAGAGCGACCTGCGCCACCTCAGGGCCGTGCCCATGGATGAGGCCCGGGCTTTTGCAG AGAAGAACACTCTATCCTTTATTGAAACTTCAGCCTTAGATTCAACAAATGTGGAGGAAGCTTTCAAGAATATCCTTACAG AAATCTATCGCATCGTATCGCAGAAGCAGATCGCTGAGCGGTCCGCCCATGATGAGTCCCCTGGAAACAATGTGGTGGACATAAGTGTTCCGCCCACCACGGACCAGAAAGGGAACAAACTGCACTGCTGTCAGAACCTGTAA
- the LOC129823870 gene encoding E3 ubiquitin-protein ligase MARCHF2-like, with protein sequence MTTPGCCHLPGSLCDYSGSSADLPKEVEEPDAGQAQYVAKVTAKDGRPLSTVVKAMGSQSNEGMCRICHEGAGGEMLLSPCSCTGTLGKVHKSCLEKWLSSSNTSYCELCHTEFTVEKRPQPLTQWLRDPGPRSEKRTLLCDMACFMLITPLAAISGWLCLRGAQDHLTLNSRLEAVGLIALTIALFTIYVLWTLVSFRYHCQLYSEWRRTNQKVRLLMPEIKGAHSTQHSVPTKSTKKMTDETIV encoded by the exons ATGACTACACCAGGCTGCTGCCACCTGCCTGGCTCCCTGTGTGACTACTCAGGCAGCTCTGCCGACCTGCCCAAGGAGGTAGAGGAGCCAGATGCCGGCCAGGCCCAGTACGTCGCTAAGGTTACGGCCAAAGATGGCCGCCCACTCTCCACTGTTGTCAAGGCTATGGGCTCACAGAG TAATGAAGGCATGTGTCGGATCTGCCACGAGGGGGCCGGTGGTGAGATGCTGCTCTCCCCTTGCAGCTGCACAGGGACCCTGGGTAAGGTGCACAAGAGCTGCCTGGAGAAGTggctgtcctcctccaacaccagCTACTGTGAGCTCTGCCACACCGAGTTCACCGTCGAAAAGCGACCCCAGCCCCTCACACAG TGGTTGCGGGACCCAGGCCCTCGCAGTGAGAAGCGCACGCTTCTGTGCGACATGGCCTGCTTCATGCTCATCACGCCACTGGCGGCCATCTCTGGCTGGCTGTGTCTGAGGGGAGCCCAGGACCACCTGACCCTCAACAGCCGGCTGGAGGCTGTGGGCCTCATTGCCCTCACCATTGCTCTCTTTACCATCTACGTCCTCTGGACACtg GTATCGTTCCGCTATCACTGTCAGTTATACTCGGAGTGGAGGAGGACCAATCAGAAAGTGCGCCTGCTCATGCCTGAAATTAAAGGAGCGCACTCTACCCAACATTCCGTCCCAACCAAGTCGACCAAGAAAATGACTGACGAGACCATCGTATGA